One Brassica napus cultivar Da-Ae chromosome C4, Da-Ae, whole genome shotgun sequence genomic region harbors:
- the LOC125586062 gene encoding uncharacterized protein LOC125586062 encodes MSSFIPSDYKALDLSGDNYLDWAINTSAVLKSRGLGKCIKYGNDTLACERHRAIMIMRHHLCEDLRDEFGYVNDPHNLWSFLNSRFCEPLLHESKKKWEALRFQDYESVDNYHSDLMRITYSLRLCGELVTNEDLLNKTRDTFHSEEVLLSHQAKGFTTYYDMFSYLLDIEQKKQKRMDNIRRFNDIMEIYYEVLDSEMKIPEANKATFDKKRSEEDSEWTLMDHEVGLYIE; translated from the coding sequence atgtcgagttTCATACCCTCAGATTACAAAGCCCttgatctctctggagataattatcttgATTGGGCTATAAACACTTCAGCCGTcttgaagtctagaggacttgGGAAGTGCATCAAGTATGGCAATGACACCCTTGCGTGTGAAAGACACAGAGCCATAATGATTATGCGACACCATCTCTGTGAGGACCTAAGAGACGAGTTTGGATATGTTAATGATCCTCATAATCTCTGGTCATTTTTGAATTCTAGATTCTGTGAGCCATTGTTGCacgaatccaagaaaaaatggGAAGCTCTAAGGTTCCAGGATTATGAATCCGTGGACAATTATCACTCTGATCTTATGAGAATCACCTATAGTCTTAGACTATGTGGTGAATTGGTAACAAACGAGGATTTGTTAAACAAAACTCGTGACACATTCCATTCAGAGGAAGTGTTGTTATCACATCAGGCCaaaggtttcaccacctatTATGACATGTTctcatatttattagacattgagCAAAAGAAGCAGAAAAGGATGGATAACATCAGACGGTTTAATGACATCATGGAGATATATTATGAAGTACTAGACAGTGAGATGAAAATCCCTGAAGCTAATAAAGCCACATTTGATAAGAAGAGATCTGAGGAGGATTCCGAGTGGACACTCATGGACCATGAGGTCGGattatacattgaataa